A single region of the Leptothrix cholodnii SP-6 genome encodes:
- a CDS encoding pyrroloquinoline quinone-dependent dehydrogenase, giving the protein MNPFKLNALRLAALATVLGASPLTAVHAANGLAEDPEQNDTAWPSYNQDYAGQRYSTLKQIDTKNVDKLKEICRIELSDGGSLQSGPILVDGTIYITTALDTFAIDPTSCKQVWKNTRKPVAHMPFVVNRGATYADGMIIRGTPDGHLIALDAKTGAQVWDHQITDTSYGEFASAAPLAWQGVVYMGVAGSDWGMRGRVLAIDAKTGRELWRFNTIPRGNDVGAETWKNKSSALIGGGGVWGAFSLDVRDGELFVSVGNPAQDFLPDTRPGDNLFTNSLVVLDARTGGIKWWYQAVKNDPWDYDLASAAVLYQSKKGYRDLVAVAGKDGYIHGVDRLTRKRIFKTAVTTQFKQDKAPTTAGSKHCPGNIGGVEWNGPAYDVAQHQLTVGAVDWCFISTKTGPDYVRGQLRFGGKTTPVPGDKASGWVTAVDADTGAVKWKHHTEAPVVAAVTPTAGGVTFAGDTGGTFLALDSASGKVLMSKKMDGALGGGIITYSQKGSQFVAITTGNISRLTFGGDGNPSLVVFGL; this is encoded by the coding sequence ATGAACCCATTCAAGTTGAATGCCCTGCGCCTGGCTGCCCTAGCCACCGTGCTGGGCGCCAGCCCGCTGACGGCCGTACATGCGGCCAACGGCCTGGCCGAAGACCCGGAGCAGAACGACACCGCCTGGCCGTCCTACAACCAGGACTACGCCGGCCAGCGCTACTCGACGCTCAAGCAGATCGACACCAAGAACGTCGACAAGCTCAAGGAGATCTGCCGCATCGAGCTGTCCGACGGCGGCTCGCTGCAGAGCGGCCCGATCCTGGTCGATGGCACGATCTACATCACGACCGCGCTCGACACCTTTGCGATCGATCCGACCAGCTGCAAGCAGGTCTGGAAGAACACGCGCAAGCCGGTTGCACACATGCCGTTCGTGGTCAACCGCGGCGCCACCTACGCCGACGGCATGATCATCCGCGGCACGCCCGACGGCCACCTGATCGCGCTCGACGCCAAGACCGGCGCGCAGGTCTGGGACCACCAGATCACCGACACCAGCTACGGCGAATTTGCGTCGGCCGCGCCGCTGGCCTGGCAGGGCGTGGTCTACATGGGCGTGGCCGGCAGCGACTGGGGCATGCGCGGACGCGTGCTCGCCATCGACGCCAAGACCGGCCGCGAGCTGTGGCGCTTCAACACCATCCCGCGCGGCAACGACGTCGGCGCCGAGACCTGGAAGAACAAGTCCTCCGCGCTGATCGGCGGCGGCGGCGTCTGGGGTGCGTTTTCGCTCGACGTGCGCGACGGCGAGCTGTTCGTCAGCGTCGGCAATCCGGCACAGGACTTTTTGCCCGACACCCGCCCGGGTGACAACCTCTTCACCAACTCGCTGGTGGTGCTGGACGCCCGCACCGGCGGCATCAAGTGGTGGTATCAGGCGGTCAAGAACGACCCCTGGGATTACGACCTCGCATCGGCCGCCGTGCTGTACCAGTCGAAGAAGGGTTATCGCGACCTGGTCGCCGTCGCCGGCAAGGATGGCTACATCCACGGTGTGGATCGCCTGACGCGCAAGCGCATCTTCAAGACCGCCGTGACGACGCAGTTCAAGCAGGACAAGGCGCCCACCACGGCCGGCTCGAAGCACTGCCCCGGCAACATCGGCGGCGTCGAATGGAACGGCCCGGCCTACGACGTGGCCCAGCATCAGCTGACCGTCGGTGCGGTCGACTGGTGCTTCATCTCCACCAAGACCGGCCCCGACTACGTGCGCGGCCAGTTGCGCTTCGGCGGCAAGACCACGCCGGTGCCCGGCGACAAGGCCAGCGGCTGGGTCACCGCGGTCGATGCCGACACGGGCGCGGTGAAGTGGAAGCACCACACCGAGGCCCCGGTGGTCGCGGCCGTGACGCCCACCGCCGGCGGCGTGACCTTTGCCGGCGACACCGGCGGCACCTTCCTGGCGCTGGACAGCGCCTCGGGCAAGGTGCTGATGAGCAAGAAGATGGACGGCGCGCTCGGCGGCGGCATCATCACCTACTCGCAGAAGGGCAGCCAGTTCGTCGCCATCACCACGGGCAACATCTCGCGCCTGACCTTCGGTGGCGACGGCAATCCGAGCCTGGTGGTCTTCGGCTTGTGA
- a CDS encoding c-type cytochrome: MRNRSLRTGALLSLMALGTVAQAAQAAAPFDLGEPSRIDAGKRRFGSTCAAYCHGSEGAGGRAPAFKGNTQLTPEDAFRTITEGRRGIDIMPPWGSTFSSEQIWELVAYIQHLSRQPAP; encoded by the coding sequence ATGCGAAACAGGTCATTGCGGACCGGCGCGCTGCTGAGCCTGATGGCACTGGGAACGGTGGCGCAGGCGGCCCAGGCCGCCGCGCCCTTCGATCTCGGCGAACCGTCGCGCATCGACGCCGGCAAGCGCCGCTTCGGCAGCACCTGCGCGGCCTACTGCCACGGTTCGGAGGGGGCCGGTGGCCGCGCACCGGCCTTCAAGGGCAACACGCAGCTGACACCCGAAGACGCCTTCAGGACCATCACCGAAGGACGCCGTGGCATCGACATCATGCCGCCCTGGGGCAGCACGTTTTCGTCCGAACAGATCTGGGAGCTGGTGGCCTACATCCAGCACCTGTCGCGCCAGCCGGCGCCCTGA
- a CDS encoding c-type cytochrome, which yields MFHPHLIAVGLLAAIGLGSPARAQDSDAAAATGAVPAIAGEPDLAKGRRAYQRNCAVCHGPRGEGGLGPPMQGLATRLSADEITRQLKSPRGSMPRLYPAPIDDRLLLDLQAYLLQLR from the coding sequence TTGTTTCACCCCCATCTGATCGCCGTTGGCCTGTTGGCGGCGATCGGCCTTGGCAGCCCGGCCCGGGCGCAGGACAGCGATGCGGCCGCCGCCACAGGTGCGGTGCCGGCCATCGCTGGCGAGCCCGACCTGGCCAAGGGTCGGCGCGCCTATCAGCGCAACTGCGCGGTCTGCCACGGCCCGCGCGGCGAGGGTGGTCTGGGCCCGCCGATGCAGGGCCTTGCCACCCGGCTGTCGGCTGACGAGATCACCCGGCAGCTCAAATCACCGCGCGGCTCGATGCCACGCCTGTATCCCGCGCCGATCGACGACCGGCTGCTGCTCGATCTGCAGGCCTATCTGCTGCAGCTGCGCTAG
- a CDS encoding CaiB/BaiF CoA transferase family protein, translated as MSNSPASTPGGALGGLRILDLTRVLAGPWCTQTLADLGADVIKIERPGAGDDTRHWGPPYAKDEAGHDTHEAAYFLAVNRNKRSVTLDIASEAGQALIRRLVPQCDVLVENYKVGDMARYGLDYDSLSALHPGLVYCSITGFGQTGPYAPRPGYDFIVQGMGGFMSVTGERDGAPGGGPQKAGVAIADLATGAHAVIAILAALRHRDRTGEGQYLDIGLLDVQVSLMANMASNYLATDRAPVRWGNAHPNIVPYQVFKVADGWVIVACGNDHQFGKLVDAGQRPELATDPRFATNPARVRHREQLVALLEPMMLTRSRDAWIATLEEVGVPCGPINDLADVFADPQVIARQMRLDMPHPTAGQVSVPASALKLSATPVSYRRAPPLLGEHTAEVLKELASQTDADLDGLKARSII; from the coding sequence ATGTCGAACTCCCCCGCATCGACCCCAGGCGGCGCGCTCGGCGGGCTGCGCATCCTCGACCTCACCCGCGTGCTCGCCGGCCCCTGGTGCACGCAGACCCTGGCCGACCTGGGCGCGGACGTCATCAAGATCGAGCGCCCCGGCGCCGGCGACGACACCCGTCACTGGGGCCCGCCCTATGCGAAGGACGAAGCCGGCCACGACACGCACGAAGCCGCCTACTTCCTCGCCGTGAACCGAAACAAGCGCTCGGTCACACTCGACATCGCGAGCGAGGCGGGGCAAGCGCTGATCCGGCGCCTGGTGCCGCAGTGCGACGTGCTGGTCGAGAACTACAAGGTCGGCGACATGGCACGCTACGGGCTGGATTACGACAGCCTGAGCGCCCTGCATCCGGGCCTCGTCTACTGCTCGATCACCGGCTTCGGCCAGACAGGGCCTTACGCACCGCGCCCCGGCTACGACTTCATCGTGCAGGGCATGGGCGGCTTCATGAGCGTGACCGGCGAACGCGACGGCGCGCCCGGTGGCGGGCCGCAGAAGGCCGGCGTCGCGATTGCCGACCTGGCCACCGGCGCCCATGCCGTGATCGCGATCCTGGCGGCCCTGCGTCACCGCGACCGCACCGGCGAAGGTCAATACCTCGACATCGGCTTGCTCGACGTTCAGGTGTCGCTGATGGCGAACATGGCGAGCAACTACCTCGCCACCGACCGGGCGCCCGTGCGCTGGGGCAACGCCCATCCCAACATCGTCCCGTACCAGGTGTTCAAGGTGGCCGACGGCTGGGTCATCGTGGCCTGCGGCAACGACCACCAGTTCGGCAAGCTCGTCGACGCGGGCCAGCGCCCCGAACTGGCCACCGACCCGCGCTTCGCCACCAACCCTGCGCGGGTGCGCCATCGCGAGCAACTGGTGGCATTGCTGGAACCCATGATGTTGACGCGCTCCCGCGATGCCTGGATCGCGACGCTCGAAGAGGTCGGCGTGCCGTGCGGGCCGATCAACGATCTGGCCGACGTCTTCGCCGATCCGCAGGTCATCGCGCGGCAGATGCGGCTGGACATGCCACATCCGACCGCCGGCCAGGTCAGCGTGCCGGCCAGCGCGCTCAAGCTCTCGGCCACGCCGGTGAGCTATCGACGTGCGCCGCCGCTGCTGGGCGAGCACACCGCCGAAGTCCTGAAGGAACTGGCGTCGCAGACGGACGCCGATCTCGACGGCCTGAAGGCAAGATCCATCATCTGA
- a CDS encoding acyl-CoA dehydrogenase family protein, with amino-acid sequence MSLDEQTFTLLKDSVQRFIRDRLVPAENHVEEHDEVPADIIADMKELGLFGISIPEEYGGIGLSMAQECEVAYELGQTALAFRSVVGTNIGIGSQGILMDGTAAQKETYLPRIASGDLIVSFALTEPDAGSDAGALKTRGVIDGDDYLLDGTKRYITNATRAGAFTLMARTDGPGTAGISAFIVPADAAGLSLGKPDKKMGQRGTKTCDVNLDNVRVPAANIIGGVPGRGFKTAMKVLDRGRLHVSALACGMAQRILQESIAYAQQRRQFGQRIGDFQLIQAMLADSQAELLAGWAMVQATARRYDERAAGRTDPDVGMQASCTKLFTTEMVGRVADRGVQIHGGAGYINEYKVERFYRDVRLLRLYEGTSQIQQLIIGKHLMRQA; translated from the coding sequence ATGTCATTGGACGAACAGACGTTCACCCTGCTCAAGGACAGCGTTCAACGCTTCATCCGCGATCGGCTGGTGCCGGCCGAGAACCATGTCGAGGAGCACGACGAGGTACCCGCCGACATCATTGCCGACATGAAGGAGCTGGGCCTCTTCGGCATCTCCATCCCGGAGGAATATGGCGGCATCGGCTTGTCGATGGCACAGGAATGCGAAGTCGCCTACGAGCTGGGCCAGACCGCGCTGGCGTTCCGCTCCGTCGTGGGCACCAACATCGGCATCGGCTCGCAGGGCATCCTGATGGATGGCACGGCCGCGCAGAAGGAGACCTACCTGCCGCGCATCGCCAGCGGCGACCTGATCGTCTCGTTCGCGCTCACCGAGCCCGACGCCGGATCCGACGCCGGTGCGCTCAAGACCCGCGGAGTCATCGACGGCGACGACTACCTGCTCGACGGCACCAAGCGCTACATCACCAACGCAACCCGCGCGGGCGCCTTCACGCTGATGGCGCGCACCGACGGGCCGGGCACCGCCGGCATCTCGGCCTTCATCGTGCCGGCCGATGCCGCGGGCCTGAGCCTGGGCAAGCCCGACAAGAAGATGGGCCAGCGCGGCACCAAGACCTGCGACGTCAACCTCGACAACGTGCGGGTGCCGGCCGCCAACATCATCGGCGGCGTGCCGGGCCGGGGCTTCAAGACCGCGATGAAGGTGCTCGATCGCGGCCGGCTGCACGTGTCTGCCCTGGCCTGCGGCATGGCGCAGCGCATCCTGCAGGAGAGCATCGCCTATGCGCAGCAGCGCCGCCAGTTCGGCCAGCGCATCGGCGACTTCCAGCTGATCCAGGCCATGCTGGCCGACAGCCAGGCGGAACTGCTGGCAGGCTGGGCGATGGTCCAGGCCACCGCGCGCCGCTACGACGAACGAGCCGCCGGTCGCACCGACCCGGACGTCGGCATGCAGGCCTCGTGCACCAAGCTCTTCACGACCGAGATGGTCGGCCGGGTGGCCGATCGCGGCGTGCAGATCCACGGCGGCGCGGGCTACATCAACGAGTACAAGGTCGAGCGCTTCTACCGCGACGTGCGCCTGCTGCGCCTGTACGAAGGCACCAGCCAGATCCAGCAGCTCATCATCGGCAAGCACCTGATGCGACAGGCCTGA
- a CDS encoding 3-hydroxyacyl-CoA dehydrogenase NAD-binding domain-containing protein, with the protein MKFQDHAEGGVTVITLDNPPLNSLGHVLRSRIVAAIEVAEVDPAVRAIVLTGSPRAFSAGADVSEFGTPRQMAEPILRSVLERIRICTKPVVAALDGVALGGGLELALACHARVALGQARVGLPEITLGLIPGSGGTQRLPRLAGIDLALTLMQGGAPMAAAQLASTSLFDRVVDDGLIEAAADVARQLADAGAPWPHADRLNLDAEYVATKVSLARQRLNARQRLQPAYGALLDAIGASAGPIDAGLALERARFLGLIGTTEAQALRYQFKAERDSHRLPDTLQVEPRKVATVAVIGAGTMGAGIAICALDATLDVILLEQDETALARGRQRIADHYAGRVAAGKLGAAVADAAQARLTGTCDWQALARADVVIEAVFEELSVKQDVFRRLDAVARPGAVLATNTSYLDIDAIAAVTSRPQDVLGLHFFSPAQVMKLLEVIRGAHTSPDAMATAMTLGRTLRKVPVLCGNAFGFIGNRIYNAYRRQCEFMLEDGAWPEEVDQALTDFGFAMGPFAVADLSGLDIAWRMRRAQAATRDPRERHVPVLEQLCEQGRLGQKSGAGYYRYADGKRAQTTDDTVHDLIVQASAARGIQRRTLAPQEIQRRALLAMVNEAACLYADGVATRPSDIDVVLVQGYGFPRWQGGPVFWARQQDRERLGADLRCLVEAGGHGMRLADDTMLARLLD; encoded by the coding sequence ATGAAATTCCAGGATCACGCAGAGGGCGGCGTCACCGTCATCACCCTCGACAACCCACCGCTCAACAGCCTCGGCCACGTGCTGCGCTCGCGCATCGTCGCAGCGATCGAGGTTGCCGAGGTCGACCCCGCCGTGCGCGCCATCGTGCTCACCGGCAGCCCCCGCGCCTTCTCGGCCGGCGCTGATGTGAGCGAGTTCGGCACGCCGCGACAGATGGCCGAGCCGATCTTGCGCAGCGTGCTCGAACGCATCCGCATCTGCACCAAACCCGTCGTCGCCGCGCTCGACGGCGTGGCGCTGGGCGGTGGGCTGGAGCTGGCCCTGGCCTGCCATGCCCGCGTCGCGCTCGGCCAGGCCCGGGTCGGCCTGCCGGAGATCACGCTGGGCCTGATCCCGGGCTCGGGCGGCACCCAGCGCCTGCCGCGCCTGGCCGGCATCGACCTCGCGCTGACGCTGATGCAGGGTGGCGCGCCGATGGCTGCGGCACAGCTCGCCAGCACCAGCCTGTTCGACCGGGTCGTCGACGACGGCCTGATCGAAGCGGCCGCCGATGTGGCCCGCCAGTTGGCAGATGCCGGCGCACCCTGGCCGCACGCCGACCGGCTGAACCTCGATGCCGAATACGTCGCCACGAAGGTGTCGCTGGCCCGGCAACGCCTCAACGCGCGGCAACGCCTGCAGCCGGCCTACGGCGCCCTGCTCGATGCCATCGGCGCGTCGGCAGGCCCGATCGACGCGGGCCTGGCGCTGGAACGCGCGCGCTTTCTCGGCCTGATCGGCACGACCGAGGCGCAGGCGCTGCGCTACCAGTTCAAGGCCGAACGCGACAGCCATCGCCTGCCCGACACACTGCAGGTCGAGCCGCGCAAGGTGGCCACCGTGGCGGTGATCGGTGCTGGCACGATGGGGGCCGGCATCGCGATCTGCGCTCTTGATGCCACGCTCGACGTGATCCTGCTCGAACAGGATGAAACCGCGCTCGCGCGCGGACGCCAGCGTATCGCCGACCACTACGCCGGCCGTGTCGCCGCTGGCAAGCTCGGCGCGGCAGTTGCCGACGCGGCGCAGGCCCGGCTGACCGGCACCTGCGACTGGCAGGCGCTGGCACGCGCCGATGTCGTGATCGAGGCTGTGTTCGAGGAACTGTCGGTCAAGCAGGATGTCTTCCGCCGCCTCGATGCCGTCGCGCGCCCGGGCGCCGTGCTGGCCACCAACACGTCCTACCTCGACATCGACGCGATCGCCGCTGTCACATCACGCCCGCAGGACGTGCTGGGTCTGCACTTCTTCAGCCCGGCCCAGGTCATGAAGCTGCTGGAGGTGATCCGTGGCGCACACACGAGCCCGGACGCCATGGCCACCGCGATGACACTCGGCCGCACGCTGCGCAAGGTGCCGGTGCTGTGCGGCAACGCCTTCGGCTTCATCGGCAACCGCATCTACAACGCCTACCGGCGGCAATGCGAGTTCATGCTCGAAGACGGCGCCTGGCCCGAAGAGGTCGATCAGGCCCTGACGGACTTCGGCTTCGCGATGGGCCCTTTCGCGGTCGCCGACCTGTCGGGCCTCGACATTGCCTGGCGCATGCGCCGCGCACAGGCGGCCACGCGCGATCCACGCGAGCGCCATGTGCCGGTGCTCGAACAGCTCTGCGAACAGGGCCGGCTCGGCCAGAAAAGCGGCGCGGGCTATTACCGCTACGCCGATGGCAAACGCGCGCAGACGACTGACGACACCGTGCATGACCTGATCGTGCAGGCGAGCGCCGCACGCGGCATCCAGCGCCGCACGCTGGCCCCGCAAGAGATCCAGCGCCGCGCCCTGCTCGCGATGGTCAACGAGGCGGCCTGCCTGTACGCCGATGGCGTGGCGACCCGGCCGAGCGACATCGACGTCGTGCTGGTGCAGGGCTACGGCTTCCCGCGCTGGCAGGGCGGCCCCGTGTTCTGGGCTCGACAGCAGGACCGCGAGCGCCTGGGCGCCGACCTGCGCTGCCTCGTCGAGGCCGGCGGCCACGGCATGCGCCTGGCCGATGACACGATGCTGGCGCGACTGCTGGACTGA